ACGTCTGGGGTCAGTTCACCCCCGAAGGGTACCAGATCAATGTCTCGGACGACGGTGGAGCAAACTGGCAAGGCCCGCAGGAACTCTGGTCCTTCGACGACGGTCTGCGCGGCGGTTACATTGCCCAGAACATCATTCTGGCCGGACAGAGTGACAATGTCTTTGTCGCCTTCTGCGGACAGTACGGCGCCACCGACTTTGATGCTCCGTCGATTTCGGATATGACGCTTTCCAGCGTCCGCCGCGGCGAGCCCTGGATCGTTACCGCCGAATTGAACGACGAGAGCGGCATTGACTATACCGATGTCAACTGGCTCAAGGTCGGCGCTGAAGAGTGGGACTTTGCCGAGGCCGACTCCGGAATGGTCGATGACGACGACAACGGGACCTACTACTACACGATGCCGTCCGATTCGATGAACGGAATGGCTCTCGCCGACGGCGACTCGGTCTGGTTCTTCGTCTTTGCTCGGGATGGCGTCGGCAATCTCGGATTTGGATTGGAGGGCCTGATCATTGTCGGGCGGGAGTGGCAGGGCGTCACCAACCCGGTCTTCATTCCGAGCGAGACCACGCTCGGCGTAAACTACCCGAACCCGTTCAACAGCGAGACGGTGATTCCCTACACGCTGAATCGTTCCCAGAAGGTCACGCTGCAGATATGGGACACCAACGGGCGATTGGTGGAGACACTCTACGACGGCCGTCAGGTTGCAGGTCATCACTCGGTTTCCTGGAAAGCAACAGGCGTCCCGACGGGGCTCTACATCTACACGATGAAGACCTCAGCCGGCGTCACACTTTCCGGTAAACTGACTATTCTTCGTTAAGGAAGGTCGTTCGGCTCGTATCGAGCCGACCTGTTTTCGGCAGGGTGGGGGGGAGATAACAAATCCCTCCCGCCCTGCATCCGGATCGTTCGCAGTCCTGCGCAGACCTTCCTTAATCTTACAGACATCGCACAGCACTGACTGCAAGCGATTCGTTGGGACTTTCATCCACATGATAGTCTTGTCGGACGATCATTGCGGCTGCCATTAGCCGGCTGAATAAGCCGGCAAGTGAGGTATTCCATGAACCGATTGCGTCGCTTGAGCTGGGCGATCCCGCAGATAGCGCTCCTCAGTATCCTGCTCTCCGCTGCCGGGCTTCAGGCCGGCATCACCGGCAAGGTCACGGGCACCATCCTCGATGCCCGGACCGGTGAACCGGTGGCAAATGCCAACGTCGTCGTCGTCAACACCGACTTTGGCGCTTCATCTGACCTCGAAGGCCAATTCTTCATCATCAACCTCCCGCCGGGACGTTACTCCATAACGGCCAGTTCCGTCGGCTATGTTGCTGTAACGCAACAGGACGTGATGGTCTTCGCCGACCTGACGACGACGCTCGACTTTC
Above is a genomic segment from Calditrichota bacterium containing:
- a CDS encoding T9SS type A sorting domain-containing protein; the protein is VWGQFTPEGYQINVSDDGGANWQGPQELWSFDDGLRGGYIAQNIILAGQSDNVFVAFCGQYGATDFDAPSISDMTLSSVRRGEPWIVTAELNDESGIDYTDVNWLKVGAEEWDFAEADSGMVDDDDNGTYYYTMPSDSMNGMALADGDSVWFFVFARDGVGNLGFGLEGLIIVGREWQGVTNPVFIPSETTLGVNYPNPFNSETVIPYTLNRSQKVTLQIWDTNGRLVETLYDGRQVAGHHSVSWKATGVPTGLYIYTMKTSAGVTLSGKLTILR